In Gemmatimonadota bacterium, one DNA window encodes the following:
- a CDS encoding ATP-binding cassette domain-containing protein gives MSIEIREVHKAFGSKRVLAGVDLDVREGETIAVIGYSGAGKSVLLKSIVGLLEPDRGTVTVDGRLVGEMDQLELDAMRRAIGYVFQFAALFDSMTVAENVGMGLRRMPEMDEGGIDQRVEESLAAVELEGYGSRLPSELSGGERKRAGLARAIATRPKYLLYDEPTTGLDPVTTAVIDSLIRKMEEELGVTSVVITHDMTSARRIAHRIAMLYEGAIRWVGTPAELDATADLVVRAFVEGRPDLAGEAA, from the coding sequence GTGAGCATCGAGATTCGCGAAGTGCACAAGGCGTTCGGGTCCAAGCGCGTGCTGGCGGGCGTGGACCTGGACGTGCGCGAGGGCGAGACGATCGCCGTGATCGGCTACTCGGGCGCCGGCAAGTCCGTGCTCCTCAAGTCCATCGTCGGCCTGCTCGAGCCGGACCGGGGCACAGTCACCGTGGACGGCCGTCTCGTCGGCGAGATGGATCAGTTGGAGTTGGACGCCATGCGCAGGGCGATCGGCTACGTCTTCCAGTTCGCGGCGTTGTTCGACTCCATGACCGTAGCGGAGAACGTGGGCATGGGGCTGCGGCGCATGCCGGAGATGGATGAGGGGGGCATCGATCAGCGCGTGGAGGAGTCGCTGGCCGCCGTCGAGCTGGAGGGATACGGATCCAGGCTACCCTCCGAGCTTTCGGGTGGGGAGCGCAAGCGCGCCGGGTTGGCGCGGGCGATCGCGACCCGGCCCAAATACCTGCTGTACGACGAGCCGACCACCGGCCTGGACCCGGTCACGACCGCCGTGATCGACAGCCTGATTCGCAAGATGGAAGAGGAGCTAGGCGTGACGAGCGTTGTGATCACCCACGACATGACCAGCGCGCGCCGCATCGCACACCGGATCGCCATGCTGTACGAGGGCGCGATCCGGTGGGTGGGGACGCCGGCCGAGCTGGATGCGACCGCCGATCTGGTGGTGCGCGCGTTCGTCGAGGGACGGCCGGATTTGGCCGGGGAGGCGGCGTGA
- a CDS encoding ABC transporter permease has protein sequence MKRFLLDSTAWLGRSATDVAGGFGRFGAFAARAGRALPDTRTWLRLLADQMTRIGVDSIPIGVFIAAFTGIVLALQASYTFTGAVPLYFVGALVQKTMILELGPVLVALVLAGRIGANIAAELGTMRVTEQIDALETLAYNPYAYLVVPRVLAGTLMLPVVVAFADAVGILAGWITALNLLDMTSAEFVKGLRLFFEPFDIRFSLLKASSFGFVITAIGCYFGFHTRGGAEGVGTATTSTVVVSAMVILVLDAFWAAALL, from the coding sequence GTGAAGCGCTTCCTGCTGGACTCGACGGCCTGGCTCGGTCGGTCCGCCACGGACGTCGCCGGCGGCTTCGGCCGGTTCGGCGCCTTCGCAGCCCGCGCGGGGCGTGCACTCCCCGATACCCGCACCTGGCTGCGGCTCCTGGCCGATCAGATGACCCGCATCGGGGTCGACTCGATCCCCATCGGCGTGTTCATCGCGGCGTTCACCGGCATCGTGCTGGCGCTCCAGGCGTCCTACACGTTCACCGGCGCGGTGCCGCTCTACTTCGTCGGCGCGCTGGTCCAGAAGACGATGATCCTGGAGCTCGGCCCGGTCCTGGTGGCGCTCGTACTGGCGGGCCGCATCGGCGCCAACATCGCCGCCGAGCTCGGCACGATGCGCGTCACCGAGCAGATCGACGCGCTCGAGACGCTGGCCTACAACCCGTACGCCTACCTGGTCGTCCCGCGCGTGCTCGCCGGCACGCTGATGCTGCCGGTCGTGGTCGCGTTCGCCGACGCCGTGGGAATCCTCGCCGGCTGGATCACGGCTCTGAACCTGCTGGACATGACCTCCGCCGAGTTCGTGAAGGGACTGCGGCTGTTCTTCGAGCCGTTCGACATCAGGTTTTCGCTCCTCAAGGCCTCCTCGTTCGGCTTCGTCATCACCGCCATCGGCTGCTACTTCGGCTTCCACACCCGGGGCGGCGCCGAAGGCGTGGGCACGGCGACGACCAGCACGGTGGTGGTCTCGGCCATGGTGATCCTAGTGCTCGACGCCTTCTGGGCGGCGGCGCTGCTGTAG
- a CDS encoding HAMP domain-containing sensor histidine kinase yields the protein MPAEDLARTQLLLIVNVVVVLMVVGAAIGVAYALVRRAVRAKVEAERLAAMGVASARILHQVKNPVATILMQGELLGEDATLTEPVERRQAADEISAAAGRVSALLHDLSAYASGQARQITPTPMALAPLLEDAVRGALAARPDSAPPELAIDDGLWVHADGHMLHQALDNVIGNALEAMSGQGRLRVSAGRRGGDALIRIADEGPGIPPDQVRRVLEPFVTSKRTGMGLGIPIARDVVEAHGGRFELRSKVGEGTTVTMLIPLAGSG from the coding sequence ATGCCTGCTGAAGACCTGGCCCGCACGCAGCTTCTGCTGATCGTCAACGTCGTCGTAGTGCTGATGGTGGTCGGCGCGGCGATCGGGGTGGCCTACGCGCTCGTTAGGCGCGCAGTGCGCGCCAAGGTCGAGGCCGAGCGGCTGGCGGCGATGGGAGTCGCGTCCGCCCGCATTCTGCACCAGGTGAAGAACCCCGTCGCGACGATCCTCATGCAGGGCGAGCTGCTCGGCGAGGACGCCACGCTGACCGAGCCGGTAGAGCGCAGGCAGGCGGCGGACGAGATCAGCGCGGCGGCCGGCCGCGTATCCGCTTTGTTGCACGACCTGTCCGCGTATGCCTCGGGACAGGCTAGGCAGATCACCCCGACGCCGATGGCGCTCGCCCCGCTGCTGGAGGACGCCGTGCGAGGGGCCCTCGCCGCCCGCCCCGATTCGGCGCCGCCCGAGCTGGCGATCGACGACGGGCTGTGGGTCCACGCCGACGGCCACATGCTGCATCAGGCGCTCGACAACGTAATCGGCAACGCGCTGGAGGCGATGAGCGGGCAGGGCCGCCTGCGGGTGTCCGCGGGCCGGCGCGGGGGCGATGCGCTCATCCGGATCGCGGACGAGGGACCCGGTATCCCCCCCGACCAGGTACGCCGCGTACTGGAGCCGTTCGTCACGAGCAAGCGCACGGGCATGGGGCTCGGCATCCCGATCGCTCGGGACGTCGTGGAGGCCCACGGCGGCCGCTTCGAGCTCCGCTCGAAGGTGGGAGAGGGCACCACGGTGACGATGCTCATCCCGCTCGCCGGGAGCGGGTAG
- a CDS encoding MlaD family protein, with translation MARDREREVPWGGFLLIAALAGVALAIFFYNDIQRVVRGTYVVVAALPEGGGVRPGAPAWVAGRESGRVTRVDLLRATDVRTGGIVVEVEFPASIRDVLRAGSTARLAAASPTAGDIIEFLPGPGAELTPADTVWGVAPSSRPEEVVAQLGALARGMRDLFGQVQTVADAGAERLERLDQLGEQAGDVGVLLDRFLETASRAAARRTELAGDLEQLTEGLGRMGTLLADAREALRGPEAHRAEMRALRESLPASIEVVRTRLEALATALDDPNGALSRLQSDGALWRALEAARAEADALIAELSAHPGRAF, from the coding sequence ATGGCCCGAGACCGCGAACGCGAGGTGCCCTGGGGCGGCTTCCTGCTCATCGCCGCGCTCGCCGGCGTGGCCCTCGCGATCTTCTTCTACAACGACATCCAGCGCGTCGTGCGCGGAACGTACGTGGTGGTCGCGGCGCTCCCCGAAGGGGGCGGCGTACGGCCGGGGGCGCCTGCGTGGGTCGCCGGGCGCGAGAGCGGCCGCGTGACGCGCGTGGACCTGCTGCGCGCCACCGACGTGCGCACCGGCGGCATCGTGGTCGAGGTGGAGTTTCCGGCGTCCATTCGCGACGTGCTGCGCGCCGGCAGCACCGCGCGCCTCGCGGCGGCGAGCCCGACCGCCGGCGACATCATAGAGTTTCTTCCGGGGCCCGGCGCCGAGCTCACTCCGGCGGACACCGTCTGGGGGGTCGCTCCTTCGAGCAGGCCCGAGGAGGTCGTGGCGCAGCTCGGCGCTCTGGCACGGGGGATGCGCGACTTGTTCGGCCAGGTGCAGACCGTGGCCGATGCCGGCGCAGAGCGCCTCGAGCGCCTCGACCAATTGGGGGAGCAGGCCGGCGACGTCGGCGTGCTGCTCGACCGCTTCCTGGAAACGGCCTCCCGCGCCGCGGCCAGGCGGACCGAGCTCGCCGGTGACCTGGAACAGCTCACCGAGGGGCTCGGACGAATGGGAACTCTTCTGGCCGACGCCCGGGAGGCGCTGCGCGGGCCGGAAGCACACAGGGCCGAAATGAGGGCGCTGCGCGAAAGCCTGCCCGCTTCCATCGAGGTGGTGCGGACCCGACTCGAGGCACTTGCGACGGCGCTGGACGACCCCAACGGCGCCCTGTCACGGCTGCAGAGCGACGGCGCTCTGTGGCGCGCGTTGGAGGCCGCCCGGGCTGAGGCCGATGCATTGATCGCGGAGCTGTCGGCGCATCCCGGCCGCGCGTTCTGA
- a CDS encoding MlaD family protein produces MSKVERRQRRNDVRVGLAILAALALAVVGTLWLAGGGFGREDRELRAQFRGVGQVIDGSRVKLRGVEIGRVSGIELLPSGDFAIVSMHVNPDAPLPSSPVAVASPQDFFGDWQVTITDRASFPVGDFTEPLEQGIMPAFALPDVGELTGVADQIADNLAVLSDRVELAFTEETAIRVREAINNLQEVTQGLTDLVSSQQGNFDELAEDLSSMTETLSETVDAVSRVASEVETALAGGKVQEIVDNVSNATERMDSLTSALVSVSGDFARTMASADTALAAVADVLTAVNEGEGTVGQLLQDTTLYGRIVRSTELLELLLDDIRRNPRRYINLEIF; encoded by the coding sequence GTGAGCAAGGTAGAGCGCAGGCAGCGGCGCAACGACGTGCGCGTGGGCCTGGCCATCCTGGCGGCGCTCGCGCTGGCGGTGGTCGGGACTCTGTGGCTGGCGGGAGGGGGCTTCGGCCGCGAGGACCGGGAGCTGCGCGCGCAGTTCCGCGGAGTCGGGCAGGTCATCGACGGCTCGCGGGTGAAGCTGCGGGGCGTGGAGATCGGCCGGGTCAGCGGCATCGAGCTGCTTCCCTCGGGCGACTTCGCGATCGTGTCGATGCACGTCAATCCCGATGCTCCGCTCCCCTCGAGTCCGGTAGCAGTAGCCTCGCCGCAGGACTTCTTCGGCGACTGGCAGGTGACGATTACGGATCGCGCGAGCTTCCCGGTGGGCGACTTCACCGAGCCACTCGAGCAGGGGATCATGCCAGCCTTCGCGCTGCCGGACGTGGGCGAGCTCACCGGCGTGGCGGATCAGATCGCCGACAACCTGGCCGTGCTGAGCGACCGTGTGGAACTCGCGTTCACCGAGGAGACTGCGATCCGTGTGCGTGAGGCGATCAACAACCTCCAGGAGGTGACCCAGGGTCTGACCGACCTGGTGAGCAGCCAGCAGGGGAACTTCGACGAGCTCGCGGAGGACCTGTCGAGCATGACCGAGACGCTCTCGGAGACGGTCGACGCCGTGAGCCGGGTCGCCTCAGAGGTCGAAACCGCGCTCGCCGGCGGCAAGGTGCAGGAGATCGTGGACAACGTCTCCAACGCCACCGAGCGCATGGACTCGCTGACCTCCGCCCTGGTGTCGGTGAGCGGCGACTTTGCGCGCACGATGGCGTCGGCGGACACGGCGCTGGCGGCGGTCGCCGACGTCCTCACCGCCGTCAACGAGGGCGAGGGCACGGTGGGGCAGCTCTTGCAGGACACCACCCTGTATGGGCGCATCGTGCGCTCCACCGAGCTGCTGGAGCTGCTCCTGGACGACATCCGGCGCAACCCGCGCCGCTACATCAACCTGGAGATCTTCTGA